In Archaeoglobus profundus DSM 5631, the sequence ACCCTGTGGGAAGAGCTTGTAAATGTACTTCAAGTCGCAGTCGGGTCTTACGTTCTGCTTGCACCACTTTACAAGCATTCTAATTGGTGGAGCAACACCGTACTTAATAAAGTATTCTCTCAAGAATTTAACTATCTTCCAGTGCTCCTCCGTCAATTCGATCGGTTGTCCAA encodes:
- a CDS encoding TusE/DsrC/DsvC family sulfur relay protein; its protein translation is MPEIEVKGKKLRLDEDGFLQDWEEWDEEVAEALAKDTRFGQPIELTEEHWKIVKFLREYFIKYGVAPPIRMLVKWCKQNVRPDCDLKYIYKLFPQGPAKDACRIAGLPKPTGCV